Proteins encoded by one window of Torulaspora delbrueckii CBS 1146 chromosome 2, complete genome:
- the BUB2 gene encoding Bub2p (similar to Saccharomyces cerevisiae BUB2 (YMR055C); ancestral locus Anc_2.620) — MSSIEKFISQPPFILQSSLAQLRYLILSEGLPASNDKHQQRVRCYVWSVLARTSMERSTQIYLSLLQLGSAPQPIFQKIKNDTFRTLQTDPKFINVVSEDSLIRCLSCFAWQCLQIQRDEDGNGSAHQVSTYVQGMNVLMAPLLYSCPSEPMAFQLFSTLCYSLIPTYLDSNLTGVHNGARLLDICLKIIDPKLSKFLSDNLLTAEIYGIPSILTLSSCNKPLDQVCKLWDFMFAYGFHMNILFVVALLVTIRTRILNSESPMNLLTRQLPDFDADEIIKLGVGFVAKIPSDYYNLLVQHLTDPNLTIPYDE; from the coding sequence ATgagctcaattgaaaaattcatctcACAGCCTCCATTCATTCTCCAGTCTTCACTGGCTCAATTGAGATACCTGATACTCAGCGAGGGTCTTCCTGCGTCTAATGATAAACATCAACAAAGGGTAAGATGCTATGTGTGGTCAGTGCTCGCTAGGACTTCAATGGAGAGGTCTACTCAGATATATTTGTCACTCTTACAATTAGGGTCTGCTCCTCAGCCGATCTTTcagaagatcaagaacgACACATTCAGAACTTTACAGACAGATCCGAAATTCATCAATGTGGTATCGGAAGATTCATTGATAAGATGTCTATCATGCTTCGCCTGGCAATGTCTGCAAATACAACGCGATGAGGATGGCAATGGCAGTGCACATCAAGTGAGCACGTACGTGCAGGGTATGAATGTGCTAATGGCTCCACTACTTTATTCGTGCCCGTCAGAGCCAATGGCTTTCCAATTATTCTCCACATTATGCTACTCTTTGATACCGACATACTTGGATAGCAACCTCACTGGAGTGCATAATGGCGCCAGGTTGTTAGATATCTGTCTCAAGATAATAGATCCAAAATTAAGCAAGTTTCTCAGTGATAATCTACTAACCGCGGAAATCTACGGTATACCCTCAATTCTAACGCTTTCCAGTTGCAACAAGCCATTGGATCAGGTTTGTAAGCTTTGGGATTTCATGTTTGCGTATGGCTTCCACATGAATATCTTGTTCGTTGTGGCCCTATTAGTGACAATACGAACCAGGATTCTCAACTCGGAATCCCCAATGAACTTACTCACAAGGCAACTGCCCGACTTTGATGCTGACGAAATAATAAAGCTTGGGGTTGGATTCGTCGCGAAGATTCCCTCCGATTACTACAACTTACTAGTTCAGCATCTAACTGATCCAAATCTTACTATTCCCTATGACGAATAA
- the SEN15 gene encoding Sen15p (similar to Saccharomyces cerevisiae SEN15 (YMR059W); ancestral locus Anc_2.625), with the protein MPIDGDAGSIVTLVRNNLAHYQLWADVVISDRTMAWRDQTLCLITGRPTQKLSHDDEDEIATEYVLPVEMSQYKGGYVTLECLDKVFDQLCPTTAKRLTLAIVNDDGTVAFYFVYKGLHKPKRN; encoded by the coding sequence ATGCCCATTGATGGGGATGCTGGAAGTATTGTAACCCTGGTCAGGAACAATCTGGCACATTATCAATTGTGGGCTGATGTGGTCATCAGTGATCGGACAATGGCTTGGAGAGATCAGACGCTTTGTCTGATCACTGGCAGGCCAACTCAGAAATTGAGTCACGATGACGAAGACGAGATCGCTACTGAGTACGTTTTGCCAGTGGAGATGTCGCAGTACAAGGGTGGCTACGTAACTCTTGAGTGTTTAGATAAggtatttgatcaattgtgTCCAACTACGGCCAAGAGACTTACGTTGGCAATAGTTAATGATGACGGTACGGTGGCTTTCTATTTTGTGTACAAAGGTTTACATAAGccaaagagaaattga
- the AAC1 gene encoding ADP/ATP carrier protein AAC1 (similar to Saccharomyces cerevisiae AAC1 (YMR056C); ancestral locus Anc_2.621) yields the protein MTTNGHSSSFGVDFLMGGVSAAVAKTAAAPIERVKLMMQNQDEMIKQGTLQHRYTGIVDCFSKTASREGVISFWRGNTANVIRYFPTQALNFAFKDKIKAMFGFKKEEGYARWFAGNLASGGAAGALSLFFVYSLDYARTRLAADASHHGAKRQFSGLLDVYKKTLASDGVAGLYRGFLPSVAGIIVYRGLYFGLYDSFKPLLLTGSLEGSFAASFLLGWVITTGASTASYPLDTVRRRMMMTSGQAVKYSGAYDCFSKIVAAEGATSLFKGCGANIFRSVAAAGVISLYDQLQMIFFGKKF from the coding sequence ATGACGACTAATGGGCATAGTTCGAGTTTTGGAGTGGACTTCTTGATGGGCGGTGTGAGTGCGGCAGTGGCCAAGACTGCAGCGGCACCTATAGAGCGTGTGAAGTTGATGATGCAGAATCAGGATGAAATGATTAAACAGGGTACTTTGCAACATCGTTATACGGGGATTGTAGACTGTTTCAGTAAAACTGCTTCTCGAGAAGGTGTGATATCATTCTGGAGAGGTAACACTGCCAATGTGATAAGGTATTTCCCCACTCAGGCTTTGAATTTTGCCTTCAAGgacaagatcaaagctATGTTTGGTTttaagaaggaagaaggGTATGCGCGGTGGTTTGCAGGTAATTTGGCCTCTGGTGGAGCTGCAGGTGCACTGtcattgttctttgtaTATTCGCTGGATTACGCGAGGACCAGGCTAGCTGCCGATGCTAGTCATCATGGCGCAAAACGCCAGTTCAGCGGTCTTCTGGACGTGTATAAGAAGACACTAGCTTCTGATGGGGTCGCTGGGCTTTATAGAGGGTTTTTGCCCTCTGTTGCAGGGATCATCGTGTATAGGGGGCTCTATTTCGGACTTTACGACTCGTTTAAGCCTCTTCTCTTGACGGGATCACTTGAGGGTTCTTTtgcagcttctttcttACTAGGATGGGTAATTACTACAGGTGCGTCGACGGCTTCGTACCCTCTGGACACGGTGAGAAGACgtatgatgatgacttcTGGTCAAGCGGTCAAGTACAGTGGTGCTTACGACTGCTTTAGTAAGATTGTCGCTGCAGAAGGTGCTACTTCGCTGTTTAAAGGCTGTGGAGCCAATATTTTCAGAAGTGTAGCTGCCGCAGGTGTCATCTCGCTATATGATCAACTCCAAatgatcttctttggtAAGAAATTTTAG
- the SAM37 gene encoding SAM complex subunit SAM37 (similar to Saccharomyces cerevisiae SAM37 (YMR060C); ancestral locus Anc_2.626): MALERCTIHMWGLEEKPSLISPESIGLYWFLNGYYSKLQVAHEIEFVFSNNTDLSPNEELPLLVLGDNKISGFVNIVDYLMQDLTSEIDDKGTALLQSSLLQYTSSDLTVLTNYQLYLNKENYETFTRRHFCRLLYWPMWYNTPLHYRAVARERCEDLLGYLPSEEEEALSGSTEPSELAQSKTFKVTQQNKRKGKEELQNAKFNMQYLNKLSEHLKVWIQVRERAMSEKVIPADLLMWANIYVQLQLPDKDKVATHLSQTLGSDFFATLQKQLDLCSHFEPIIPFREPTFQEQGNAIMSIYNKGAKYL, translated from the coding sequence ATGGCATTGGAACGATGTACTATCCATATGTGGGGGCTTGAAGAGAAACCGAGCCTGATTTCCCCCGAAAGTATTGGTTTGTACTGGTTCTTGAACGGATACTATTCCAAACTGCAAGTAGCCCATGAGATTGAATTTGTATTCAGTAATAACACTGATCTTTCGCCAAACGAGGAGTTACCATTATTGGTATTAGGTGACAATAAGATATCTGGGTTTGTGAACATCGTCGATTATTTAATGCAGGATTTGACGAGTGAGATTGACGATAAGGGTACTGCGCTGTTGCAATCGTCGTTGTTACAATACACTAGCTCAGATTTGACTGTACTGACTAATTACCAACTAtatttgaacaaggaaaatTACGAAACCTTTACTCGCAGACACTTTTGTAGGCTGTTGTACTGGCCCATGTGGTACAACACTCCTTTACATTACAGAGCGGTCGCACGAGAAAGATGCGAGGATCTGCTGGGGTATTTACCTtcagaagaggaagaagccCTTTCTGGTTCCACCGAACCATCAGAGTTAGCTCAATCAAAAACTTTCAAGGTGACCCAACagaacaagagaaaagGTAAGGAAGAGCTACAAAATGCCAAGTTCAATATGCAATACCTGAATAAACTAAGCGAGCATTTGAAAGTCTGGATCCAGGTCAGAGAAAGAGCCATGTCAGAGAAAGTCATCCCAGCGGATCTGCTTATGTGGGCAAACATATACGTTCAATTACAACTGCCGGACAAGGACAAAGTTGCCACACACCTGTCGCAAACCTTAGGTTCTGATTTCTTTGctactttgcaaaaacAGCTCGACCTGTGTTCGCATTTTGAGCCTATCATTCCCTTCAGAGAGCCTacatttcaagaacaaggaaatGCGATCATGTCAATATATAACAAAGGAGCTAAATACTTGTAG
- the PSG1 gene encoding Psg1p (similar to Saccharomyces cerevisiae YKL077W; ancestral locus Anc_2.624) translates to MHNFWLALVVLLTGISQVYGYRPVIRPKEKVTTSEEPEPWYRTIYGTQRELVTPTVIAGVTFKAKPAPTPDSLQPWITLNNLGEPKTVKPEIKNGHTKKGVPDYSTYFKAVSTRTWSYEELQAHNMDPDEVHEEKIYIDEDDTYVSLNPVIRCTPDRYFNKGISGDIPSEPFCTPRENVQWKVGKIYFATWYTHFFRDEHSDEVIDEVRVHLSYVKERESEKFQVKRDIPATFFSSEWMRNDEGMLGIEIMQEWLDDYRTRKVVLSVQPINIPDDEFDPLEHGVLIYIDQGSKVFKPTKDQLALEKAGITDNHWLYVAITMPTVVVIALVMMYFFLYANGRYRDFSDITRKAMNKKRRVIGKVSDMKKFKHMKNHKYTELPTYKPDKQH, encoded by the coding sequence ATGCACAACTTTTGGCTAGCTTTGGTGGTCCTACTCACAGGAATTAGCCAGGTTTATGGTTACAGACCTGTTATTCGTCCAAAGGAAAAGGTAACTACTTCTGAAGAACCAGAACCTTGGTATCGTACAATTTATGGTACACAGAGGGAATTGGTCACGCCAACAGTGATTGCTGGTGTTACTTTCAAGGCTAAACCTGCACCAACTCCAGATTCTTTGCAGCCTTGGATCACTTTGAACAATTTAGGTGAACCTAAGACTGTCAAGCCAGAAATCAAGAATGGCCACACGAAAAAAGGTGTTCCAGACTATTCTAcatatttcaaagctgtCAGTACCCGAACTTGGTCTTATGAAGAGTTGCAGGCTCACAATATGGATCCCGATGAGGTACATGAGGAGAAAATATACATCGATGAGGATGACACCTACgtttctttgaatccaGTTATTAGATGTACTCCAGATCGCTATTTCAACAAGGGGATTTCTGGTGATATTCCAAGTGAACCATTTTGCACTCCTCGTGAAAACGTTCAGTGGAAAGTTGGTAAGATTTATTTTGCAACTTGGTACACTCATTTCTTTAGGGATGAACACTCTGATGAAgtgattgatgaagtaaGAGTTCATTTGTCATATGTCAAGGAACGTGAgagtgaaaagtttcaagttAAAAGAGACATTCCAGCAACATTTTTCTCATCCGAATGGATGAGAAACGATGAGGGAATGCTTGGCATTGAAATCATGCAAGAGTGGTTAGATGATTATCGTACTCGTAAAGTTGTGTTATCCGTGCAACCAATTAATATCCcagatgatgaatttgaccCACTTGAGCATGGAGTGCTCATTTACATCGATCAAGGCTCCAAGGTCTTTAAGCCCACGAAGGATCAGTTGGCTCTTGAGAAAGCCGGTATTACTGACAACCACTGGTTATACGTGGCTATCACAATGCCTACAGTAGTCGTTATCGCTTTGGTTATGATGTATTTCTTCCTATATGCTAACGGTCGCTACAGAGATTTCTCTGATATCACTCGTAAGGCTATGAACAAGAAGCGTCGTGTGATTGGTAAAGTTTCGGAcatgaagaagttcaaacaCATGAAGAATCACAAATATACAGAGCTGCCAACTTACAAGCCTGATAAACAGCATTAA
- the AAN1 gene encoding Aan1p (similar to Saccharomyces cerevisiae YKL075C; ancestral locus Anc_2.623) — protein MPSSQEVALCQENGELGDSEDPCRCQCNSREHHNPDARTNSTNRRSRGNRLRRSRFRFSKHLKTEGTNYDLITSVDYLNEKYGIRKSHYIEKFLKCIHRKIDHDVNRISDKYVNSLNPWIKIKLFLLLVTLSQRGGPEYWMDKNDQGNNPNPKVKQRQKDGAVDQATFFSLTEQVMRQNINEDFTESTYDENYVFSSIWANFMEGLINHYLEQIIVPHSEMKVCEQLYKPMMKIISLYNEYNELMEKSERNGFLPSQDNLRQDLEASESEKENQTSVEKSSGENSTQERLQRAQKLLWQARQDIPKTISKELTLLSEMYSTLSADEQDYELDEFVCCAEEYIELEYLPSLIDVLFSNCGSIHFWKIMIAFEPFFYYIESISEDEDTEDDSATDAYMTTDKDVADGIAPQAFKPDQRVVILEKICEVAARQKWI, from the coding sequence ATGCCTAGCTCACAAGAAGTGGCCCTTTGCCAGGAAAATGGTGAGTTAGGTGATAGCGAGGACCCTTGCAGATGTCAATGCAATTCACGAGAGCATCACAATCCTGACGCCCGAACCAACTCAACGAACAGGAGAAGCAGAGGTAATAGGTTAAGGAGATCGAGGTTCCGTTTTTCAAAACATTTGAAGACGGAGGGTACGAACTACGATCTGATCACGTCAGTCGACTATCTAAACGAAAAATATGGCATAAGGAAGAGTCATTACATCGAAAAATTCCTTAAGTGCATCCATAGAAAGATTGACCATGATGTTAACAGGATAAGTGACAAATATGTGAATTCTTTGAACCCTTGGATTAAGATAAAACTGTTTTTATTACTAGTGACATTGTCTCAAAGAGGTGGACCAGAATACTGGATGGACAAGAATGACCAAGGTAATAATCCCAATCCAAAAGTTAAACAGCGACAAAAAGATGGAGCTGTTGACCAAGCAACTTTTTTTTCGTTAACCGAGCAAGTCATGAGACAGAATATTAACGAGGATTTCACCGAGAGTACTTATGATGAAAACTATGTCTTCTCATCCATCTGGGCAAATTTCATGGAAGGTTTGATCAATCATTATTTGGAGCAGATAATCGTTCCTCACTCTGAGATGAAAGTATGTGAGCAACTTTACAAGCCCATGATGAAAATTATTTCACTATACAACGAGTACAACGAACTGATGGAAAAGAGTGAACGTAACGGATTCTTGCCCTCACAGGATAATTTAAGACAAGATTTGGAGGCTAGCGAAAGCGAAAAAGAGAATCAAACCTCTGTCGAAAAGAGCAGTGGTGAAAACTCAACGCAGGAACGACTACAGAGGGCTCAGAAATTATTATGGCAAGCACGCCAGGACATACCAAAAACTATCAGCAAAGAATTGACCCTACTCTCTGAGATGTATTCGACATTGTCAGCAGATGAACAGGATTATGAACTCGATGAATTTGTTTGCTGCGCGGAGGAGTATATAGAATTGGAGTACCTACCGAGCTTGATTGATGTTCTCTTCTCTAACTGCGGTAGCATCCATTTCTGGAAAATCATGATTGCTTTCGAGCCCTTCTTTTATTACATTGAAAGTATTagtgaggatgaagacACAGAGGATGACTCTGCGACAGATGCATATATGACTACGGATAAAGATGTCGCAGATGGTATTGCGCCTCAGGCTTTCAAGCCAGACCAAAGAGTCGTAATTTTAGAGAAAATTTGCGAAGTAGCCGCAAGACAAAAATGGATATGA
- the FET3 gene encoding ferroxidase FET3 (similar to Saccharomyces cerevisiae FET3 (YMR058W); ancestral locus Anc_2.622) has translation MKLFLIASLLSCANAATRTFNWTTGWGLQDVDGMGERPVITCNGEWPWPDVRVNKGDQVEIYLTNGFNGTTNTSLHVHGLFQRGSTQMDGPPGVTQCPITPGNTFLYNFTVDENAGAYWYHSHSDGQYEDGFRGAFIIDDGENNENYPYEYDEEVVLTIGEWYDRTIDDLIPDFMSLFNPTGAEPIPQNLILNNTMNLTWEVKPDTTYLLRLINIGGFVSQYFWIEDHEMTVVEIDGITTEKNTTDMLYITVAQRYTVLVHTKNDTSRNYAIMQKFDDTMLDVIPSELELNATSTLAYDTSLGAANESFVDSLDDFLDDFYLVPYEKQELLGDPDYVITVDVAMDNLLSGINYAFFNNITYTAPKVPTLMTVLSGGDDVTNAQIYGSNTNTFVLEKDEIVDIVLNNLDTGSHPFHLHGHVFQTIIRDRAYDDAIGEVPHPYDDSDHAAFPEYPMVRDTLYVHPQSNFVIRFKADNPGVWFFHCHIEWHLLQGLAITLIEDPVAIQSNPTQQLTDSSKQVCEAAGMSYQGNAAGNTTDFLNLMGENIQEKTIPPGFTKKGIIAMTFSCLAGVLGLITLSVYGLMEEPHVEEKVIEDFRLDPREIIEDESSETNTAENTAEKIGA, from the coding sequence ATGAAGCTGTTTCTAATCGCATCGCTGCTGTCGTGCGCGAATGCGGCTACTCGTACTTTTAATTGGACCACCGGCTGGGGTTTACAGGATGTCGATGGGATGGGTGAAAGACCCGTGATCACCTGTAATGGAGAGTGGCCATGGCCTGATGTGCGAGTCAACAAGGGCGACCAGGTGGAAATCTACTTGACCAACGGGTTTAACGGTACGACTAATACGTCTTTGCATGTTCATGGGTTGTTCCAACGTGGCTCTACTCAGATGGATGGACCTCCTGGTGTCACTCAATGTCCTATAACGCCTGGAAATACTTTCTTGTACAACTTTACCGTGGATGAAAACGCTGGTGCGTACTGGTACCACTCGCATAGTGATGGGCAGTACGAGGATGGGTTCAGAGGTGCTTTTATTATCGATGATGGggaaaataatgaaaattatcCTTATGAATACGATGAGGAAGTGGTTTTGACTATTGGTGAATGGTACGACAGAACTATCGATGATCTAATACCGGACTTTATGAGTTTGTTTAATCCAACAGGTGCTGAACCTATCCCACAGAACTTGATTCTCAATAATACTATGAATTTGACTTGGGAGGTTAAACCAGATACCACATATCTGCTGAGATTGATCAATATCGGTGGGTTTGTCTCGCAATACTTCTGGATCGAGGACCATGAGATGACAGTCGTGGAAATTGATGGTATCACAACAGAGAAGAACACGACTGATATGTTGTACATCACTGTTGCTCAACGTTACACTGTGCTGGTACATACAAAGAATGATACTTCCAGAAACTACGCTATCATGCAGAAATTCGACGACACCATGTTGGATGTTATTCCAAGTGAACTAGAGTTGAACGCTACATCTACTTTGGCTTATGACACGAGTCTTGGTGCAGCTAATGAGAGCTTTGTCGACTCGCTagatgatttcttggatgaTTTCTACTTGGTGCCTTACGAAAAGCAGGAGTTACTTGGTGACCCAGACTATGTGATCACTGTTGATGTCGCTATGGATAACTTGCTCAGTGGTATCAATTACGCTTTTTTCAACAATATCACTTACACCGCTCCAAAGGTTCCAACCTTGATGACTGTGCTTTCTGGTGGGGACGACGTCACTAATGCTCAAATCTACGGTTCAAACACGAACACGTTTGTCTTAgagaaggatgaaattgttgatattGTGCTTAACAACTTGGATACCGGTTCACATCCTTTCCATTTGCATGGTCATGTCTTCCAAACTATTATCAGAGATCGTGCTTATGACGATGCTATCGGTGAAGTTCCACATCCCTATGATGATAGTGACCACGCTGCGTTCCCAGAGTACCCAATGGTCAGAGACACACTTTACGTGCACCCTCAATCAAACTTTGTTATTAGATTCAAGGCTGATAACCCAGGTGTTTGGTTCTTCCACTGTCACATCGAATGGCATTTGTTGCAAGGTCTGGCCATCactttgattgaagacCCAGTTGCTATTCAATCCAATCCTACCCAACAACTAACTGACAGCTCCAAACAAGTTTGTGAGGCCGCTGGTATGTCTTACCAAGGTAACGCTGCTGGTAACACTACTGATTTCCTCAATTTGATGGGTGAAAacattcaagaaaagaCAATCCCACCTGGATTCACTAAAAAGGGTATCATCGCCATGACATTTTCGTGTCTAGCTGGTGTGCTAGGTTTGATCACTCTATCTGTTTATGGTCTGATGGAAGAACCCCACGTTGAGGAGAAGGTCATTGAAGACTTCCGCCTAGATCCTCGTGAGATTATTGAAGACGAGTCTAGTGAAACAAACACTGCCGAAAACACTgctgaaaaaattggtgCGTAA